The genomic interval ATGACACACTGCTTAACGAATCTTGCGGCGACGTTCTTCCGTTTTGCGATCGCGTTCCACCCATTCCTGGTCGGTCAAATGTTGGGCGGTTTGTAGCCGTTGAATTGCCCATAAGTTATACTCCGGCTTCATTTCGCATCCCAACCAGCGGCGTCCCGATTGTTCTGCGACCACCAGGGTAGTGCCAGAGCCAGAGAAGGGATCGGCGATCGTGTCTCCCACATTAGAGGCAGCAAAAACCAGTTTGCGAATCAATTCCTCTGGCTTTTGAGTCGGATGTTTGGTTTTCTCCTGCATACCGTTGCAGGTGGTGGGGAGTTCAATCACATCCTTGGGCTTCGCTCCATTGGGGTGGGGAACCCAGTGGTCACGCTGTTTGCCATTGCCATATTGGCTGGTGGCTGCCTGGGGATGGGAGGGGTACTTAAGGGTGTGGTTACCGTAGGGAATCCGAATGCAGTCGATGTTGATGGTCGTGCGGGTAGATTTTCGCAACAGCAGAATGCTTTCGTGCGATCGCCCCCAATCGTTGCCCAGATTAGCTTTATTTTTGTAGTGCCAGATCAGCCAGCGGCAAGCTTTGAAATACTGGCAAGCGGGACGTTTGAGGTCTGCCAGGATTTCAGAAAAGCCCATGATGTAGAGGGAGCCAGACGGTTTGAGAATTCTGGCCGCTTCCCTGATCCACTGCATTGACCAATCAATGTAATCCTGATGAGACTCAAACGTGTCCCACTCTGCCTTTTTGAGGTTATAGGGTGGATCGGCAAACACCAGATCGATCGATTCAGCAGCCAGAGTTGGCAACCACTGGAGGGAATCGCCACACCAGAGAATGCCGTTCGCATTCTGGTAATCAATGGTTAGCGGTGGCATCACGGTTGAGACTGATCAGACGCTCCTGTAAGAAATCTTCTTGATTCACATCTCGGAGCATGCGGGCAAGGGCGATCGCTTGCTGATAGTACTGCTTCGCTTTAGGGTAATCGCCAATTTGCTGATAAAGTTGACCAAACCCCTGAAGCGAAAGCATTTCCTGGCGAGGGTTTTCCTGTTCCTGGGCAAGTTTCAGCCG from Kovacikia minuta CCNUW1 carries:
- a CDS encoding DNA-methyltransferase, whose translation is MPPLTIDYQNANGILWCGDSLQWLPTLAAESIDLVFADPPYNLKKAEWDTFESHQDYIDWSMQWIREAARILKPSGSLYIMGFSEILADLKRPACQYFKACRWLIWHYKNKANLGNDWGRSHESILLLRKSTRTTINIDCIRIPYGNHTLKYPSHPQAATSQYGNGKQRDHWVPHPNGAKPKDVIELPTTCNGMQEKTKHPTQKPEELIRKLVFAASNVGDTIADPFSGSGTTLVVAEQSGRRWLGCEMKPEYNLWAIQRLQTAQHLTDQEWVERDRKTEERRRKIR